The window GATTTCGAGATAAAAACTGTGCACTCAGATTATCACAAAGGACAATAGGGGGTACAGTAAGAGGAGCACGTAGCTCACTGAGCAGTTGCTAAACCCAAATTAATTTAGTACTTGCAAAAGCTAAAGCACGATACTCAGCTTCATTGCTTGAGCGGGCTACAACCTTTTGTTTGCGAGAAGACCAACTGATCAGGTTACCTCTATAAAATAGTGCAAAACCATGTTGGGAGCGACTATCATCAAGGTTAGAGATCCAACCAGCATCCGAAAAGGCCACCAGGCTAGAATTAGACATAGGTCGTAGTAAGAGACCATCATGGATGGATCCTTTTAGATATCGAAGTATGCGTTTGGCAGCTGACCAATGAGCAATGGTGGGTGCTTGCATAAATTGGTATACTCGTTTGACTGCATAGGATATTTCTGGCCTAGTGATAGTAACATATTGAAGTGCACCAATAACACTACGGTATAAACATGCATCAGGCAGGGGATCACCAGAAAGAGTAAGTCTTGATCCAGGTTCAGCCGGACTAGAGATAGGATTTGCATCAACCATGTTAGTTCGATGAAGTAAGTCACGAATATACCTGCCTTGAGATAAAATGATCCCATTTGATGTTGGAGATACTTCAATaccaagaaaataatttaagaaaccaagatctttgagagaaaactgtTGATAAGAGAACGAATAAATGCAGTGATAAAATCACTATCGTTGCCAGTTAGAATAAGGCCATCCACATAGATAAG is drawn from Capsicum annuum cultivar UCD-10X-F1 unplaced genomic scaffold, UCD10Xv1.1 ctg78875, whole genome shotgun sequence and contains these coding sequences:
- the LOC124894981 gene encoding uncharacterized mitochondrial protein AtMg00810-like translates to MVDANPISSPAEPGSRLTLSGDPLPDACLYRSVIGALQYVTITRPEISYAVKRVYQFMQAPTIAHWSAAKRILRYLKGSIHDGLLLRPMSNSSLVAFSDAGWISNLDDSRSQHGFALFYRGNLISWSSRKQKVVARSSNEAEYRALAFA